A portion of the Drosophila innubila isolate TH190305 chromosome 3L unlocalized genomic scaffold, UK_Dinn_1.0 0_D_3L, whole genome shotgun sequence genome contains these proteins:
- the LOC117787038 gene encoding muscle M-line assembly protein unc-89, whose protein sequence is MGNQPERPSPPGRPILTPLALSEQQPDVVNLRWDRPLLDGGSPITGYTVEQRRVGSPHWVRATPTPISRCEIQISGLEPGWRYEFRCFAENIVGRSDASDLSDPLTVTLQRNAICVPRFIEELTDMDAVEDERIEFRVRILGEPPPEISWFKDGYEIFSSRRTKIVNENDVSVLIIHQVALTDEGEIKCSATNRAGHVVTKSRLLVQAPPKIRLPRTYEDGLIVEAEEVVRLKVGVAGQPPPSITWLHEGEVIVPGDRFEVSNTEKNSLLKIDNVQRADRGEYMVRAWNKLGEDITSFLVTVTARPNAPGAPRLNMSFGKSATLSWTAPLDDGGCKIGNYIVEYFRIGWNVWLKAATTRALSTTLHDLIEGSEYKFRVKAENPYGLSEPSQESELLFIPDPKRGITKPKSATKIAGDEKEKDKDKDKSKPVPPRRKTLSPPRPHADAATSMSASPKQSPRGSRKLTPQLIDSEQLRHEMSYGTSDQALKMNVRKSPSLSSADSTAAQGSRPGSNPKLNLTFITTTALVDKPETQQETPKPLKSPSASSPLKLFNPKSVVSQKNKSPGRPASTKPQPLPQPPLAKPERSPTLELGQRQPAPLRKSPTPPEPIKSTPALQRSAEPVQLGVNQNVRRYSGHALSPAKNVPALAIAIATATTLSEKLPTIQISAPPPPPPVMETVVPETPSSAPTPPVTKMRPQKPTADKHDEVHTSNEFMLVVFDKNSKVKDKDKQDSFELELEDAIQPPPISISAPDLAFLEFTNLHTTFPLRRSVSSTELLYERAMARFYEAVELEQASKYKVKTAQNEKVAPPVSAAPPPTTFRKRLGSMTEAERASFERRSELRRQSADMVTMGRKWDSREDINLGNTKNLSRTTAGFLLSQQERDSREEDDDEERTESTAEDSEDMGDMDEEQQQGYDLGSDYTESTASSDQDSIEKFKMELMARTRSPSPRDLETYHPRNMGAGTFTPYRAPTPEQAAVVLTRPMPLPSPDFVPKPILKRSSNEHVEQSASQPSSPGPNNNQDSNGTSSNVAYSAPSFAPVQNTSNLKLDLAKGIKSFFNRDKRTATEKNTEANEEISNPLEKTNAAAIAAELETKRRIKEEEELRRQEEERLMQEEAHAAVDHYSDLVRQVSSTHKYHTPLYLDRDELKRAAARAGADLNEDDDEGAAEEHQQRHARSPDQDDLLLAPPTVNRERRLSISEREQLVHVRDVASSHAMHKAAAKTPETPASDLAQQEEPEYPTVLVVPPPKTKNKDPDAANESVMSEMVEARPDARGRTRLVKVKRVIKRRVPSSTRSRDASLSRPPPSGSSLVPLERSSQTALLLSAADRELLEKAATLALLQSRSEEQAHEKVRSALSYSTDLVLFLVACYVYLFKDARLVLPILALMIYRQLGEALQGYMPSWLRRKGGDGGA, encoded by the exons ATGGGCAATCAACCGG AAAGGCCGTCTCCGCCGGGTCGTCCGATATTGACGCCTCTGGCGCTCTCTGAGCAGCAGCCCGATGTTGTTAACCTGCGTTGGGATCGACCGCTGCTGGACGGTGGCTCTCCCATAACTGGATATACGGTTGAACAGCGTCGCGTCGGTTCCCCGCATTGGGtgcgtgccacgcccacacctATCTCGCGATGTGAAATTCAAATAAGCGGCCTGGAGCCGGGCTGGCGTTATGAGTTTCGTTGTTTTGCCGAGAACATTGTCGGACGGTCGGATGCCAGTGATTTGTCCGATCCTCTAACGGTTACACTACAAAGAAACGCCATATGTGTGCCGCGCTTCATTGAGGAACTGACGGACATGGATGCCGTGGAGGATGAGCGTATAGAGTTCCGTGTGCGCATTCTGGGTGAACCGCCACCGGAGATTAGCTGGTTCAAGGATGGCTACGAGATCTTTAGTAGTCGTCGGACAAAGATCGTCAACGAGAATGATGTGAGTGTGCTCATCATACACCAGGTTGCGCTAACCGACGAGGGTGAGATCAAGTGCTCGGCCACTAATCGAGCTGGACATGTGGTGACCAAGAGTCGTCTGCTGGTGCAGGCACCACCCAAGATTCGTCTGCCGCGCACCTATGAAGATGGCCTTATTGTGGAGGCGGAGGAGGTGGTGCGACTGAAGGTGGGCGTGGCCGGTCAGCCACCGCCTTCAATAACCTGGCTGCATGAGGGCGAAGTGATCGTTCCGGGTGATCGTTTTGAAGTGTCCAACACGGAGAAGAACTCTTTGCTGAAGATCGACAACGTGCAGCGCGCAGATCGGGGTGAGTACATGGTACGTGCCTGGAACAAGCTCGGCGAGGATATCACCTCGTTTCTGGTCACTGTTACGGCACGACCCAATGCTCCAGGCGCTCCTCGGCTCAACATGTCCTTTGGCAAGTCGGCAACGCTCTCCTGGACGGCGCCTCTAGATGACGGAGGTTGCAAGATCGGCAACTACATTGTGGAATACTTTCGCATCGGCTGGAACGTTTGGTTAAAGGCAGCCACGACGCGTGCTTTGAGCACCACACTCCACGATCTGATTGAAGGATCCGAATATAAGTTCCGTGTCAAGGCCGAGAATCCCTACGGTCTGAGCGAACCCTCGCAGGAATCGGAGCTGCTCTTTATACCGGATCCCAAGCGTGGCATAACCAAGCCCAAGTCGGCTACTAAAATCGCTGGAGATGAAAAGGAGAAGGATAAGGACAAGGATAAGTCAAAGCCTGTACCACCGCGTCGCAAGACGCTCTCCCCTCCACGTCCACATGCGGATGCGGCAACTAGCATGTCGGCATCGCCCAAGCAATCGCCACGAGGATCACGCAAGCTGACGCCTCAGTTGATTGACAGCGAGCAACTGCGTCATGAGATGTCCTACGGAACTTCCGACCAGGCACTCAAGATGAATGTGCGCAAGAGTCCTTCCCTAAGCAGTGCGGACTCAACAGCAGCGCAGGGAAGCAGACCAGGCTCCAATCCCAAGCTCAATCTTACATTCATTACGACAACAGCCTTGGTGGATAAGCCAGAGACTCAACAGGAAACGCCCAAGCCATTGAAGTCCCCTTCAGCATCTTCACCTCTCAAACTGTTCAATCCGAAATCCGTTGTCAGTCAAAAGAATAAGTCTCCAGGACGTCCGGCGTCTACGAAACCACAACCATTGCCACAGCCACCTTTGGCCAAGCCGGAGCGTTCACCGACCCTGGAATTGGGTCAACGTCAGCCCGCACCTCTTCGGAAGAGTCCTACCCCGCCGGAACCCATCAAATCAACTCCCGCCCTGCAACGCAGTGCCGAACCTGTTCAACTAGGTGTCAATCAGAATGTGCGACGTTACTCTGGACATGCCCTAAGTCCGGCCAAGAATGTGCCTGCTCTGGCTATAGCCATTGCCACAGCTACCACTCTGAGCGAGAAGTTGCCCACAATTCAAATAAGTGCGCCGCCTCCTCCACCACCCGTTATGGAGACCGTAGTGCCGGAGACACCTTCGTCGGCGCCAACGCCTCCGGTGACTAAGATGCGCCCACAGAAGCCCACAGCGGATAAACATGACGAGGTGCACACGAGCAATGAGTTCATGCTAGTGGTCTTCGACAAGAACAGCAAGGTCAAGGACAAAGACA AGCAAGATTCCTTTGAGCTGGAACTGGAAGACGCAATACAGCCGCCGCCGATTTCCATATCGGCACCAGATTTGGCCTTTTTGGAGTTCACCAACTTGCACACGACCTTCCCGCTGCGTCGCTCCGTCAGTTCGACGGAGCTGCTCTACGAACGTGCCATGGCCCGTTTCTACGAGGCGGTGGAACTGGAACAAGCATCGAAATACAAGGTGAAGACAGCACAAAATGAGAAGGTGGCACCACCCGTCAGTGCTGCACCACCGCCGACGACCTTCCGCAAGCGTCTGGGCTCAATGACGGAGGCGGAGCGAGCTTCCTTTGAGCGCAGAAGTGAACTAAGGCGTCAGTCGGCGGACATGGTGACCATGGGACGCAAATGGGATTCCCGAGAGGATATCAATTTGGGAAATACAAAGAATCTTTCACGCACCACGGCGGGATTCCTACTAAGTCAACAGGAAAGAGACAGTCGGGAGGAGGATGACGATGAAGAGCGCACGGAAAGCACAGCTGAAGATAGTGAGGACATGGGAGATATGGATGAGGAACAACAGCAGGGATACGATCTAGGCTCGGATTACACCGAGAGCACTGCATCCTCCGACCAGGACTCTATCGAGAAGTTTAAAATGGAGCTTATGGCGCGCACTCGCTCTCCTAGTCCACGGGACTTGGAGACATATCACCCACGCAACATGGGAGCCGGCACCTTTACACCTTACCGTGCTCCCACTCCGGAGCAGGCGGCGGTGGTGCTCACCCGTCCAATGCCACTGCCCAGTCCTGACTTTGTGCCCAAGCCCATTCTAAAGCGTTCCTCCAACGAGCATGTGGAGCAGTCTGCCAGTCAGCCCAGCAGTCCAGGTCCGAACAACAACCAGGATAGCAATGGAACTTCCTCCAACGTCGCCTACAGCGCTCCCAGCTTTGCACCTGTCCAAAATACCAGCAATCTGAAACTGGACCTGGCCAAGGGCATCAAGTCCTTCTTCAATCGGGATAAACGAACCGCCACCGAGAAGAATACCGAAGCCAATGAGGAGATATCCAATCCACTGGAGAAGACCAATGCGGCTGCCATTGCAGCAGAGTTGGAAACGAAGCGAAGAATCAAGGAGGAGGAAGAACTGCGTCGGCAGGAGGAGGAGCGACTGATGCAAGAGGAGGCACATGCAGCTGTGGATCACTACAGTGATCTTGTGCGCCAGGTAAGCAGCACTCACAAATACCACACGCCCCTCTATCTCGACCGGGATGAACTGAAACGTGCGGCAGCCCGAGCTGGAGCTGACCTCAATGAGGATGACGATGAAGGCGCTGCCGAGGAGCATCAACAGCGACATGCTCGCAGTCCTGATCAAGATGACCTTTTGCTGGCACCTCCAACTGTCAACCGCGAGCGTCGTCTGTCCATTTCGGAGCGGGAACAGCTGGTGCATGTCCGGGATGTTGCTAGCAGTCATGCCATGCACAAGGCTGCAGCCAAGACTCCAGAAACCCCAGCTAGCGATCTGGCACAGCAGGAGGAGCCGGAGTATCCCACGGTACTAGTGGTGCCGCCTCCGAAAACAAAGAACAAAGATCCAGATGCAGCCAATGAGAGTGTCATGAGCGAGATGGTCGAAGCACGTCCTGACGCACGTGGACGCACTCGCCTGGTAAAGGTTAAGAGAGTTATTAAGCGTCGTGTGCCCTCCAGCACGAGATCCCGCGATGCCTCGCTCAGCAGACCACCTCCAAGTGGCAGCAGTCTCGTGCCCTTAGAGCGATCCTCCCAAACAGCTTTACTTCTCTCTGCCGCCGACCGTGAACTCCTGGAGAAGGCAGCCACATTGGCATTGCTTCAATCACGCTCCGAGGAACAGGCTCATGAGAAGGTGCGCTCGGCATTGAGCTACTCCACGGATCTGGTGCTCTTCCTGGTCGCCTGCTATGTGTATCTATTCAAGGACGCACGCCTGGTCCTGCCCATACTTGCCCTCATGATCTACCGCCAGCTGGGTGAGGCTCTCCAGGGTTATATGCCCAGCTGGCTGCGTCGCAAGGGTGGCGATGGAGGCGCCTAG